One region of Populus trichocarpa isolate Nisqually-1 chromosome 4, P.trichocarpa_v4.1, whole genome shotgun sequence genomic DNA includes:
- the LOC7479059 gene encoding uncharacterized protein LOC7479059 — MGNCCKSASSSVVWADDDWASVAHHKHHHAAMFDGADDHEEHGTNMERQRLLGTGSLSSGSTREVKIRITKRELEEIMARVSIQGLSMEQVLGMLVNSTDLKFEMDLNHKHWKPALQSIPEVN, encoded by the coding sequence ATGGGAAATTGTTGCAAGAGTGCGTCGTCGTCGGTCGTATGGGCCGATGACGATTGGGCGTCAGTGGCACATCACAAGCATCATCACGCTGCAATGTTTGATGGAGCTGATGACCATGAAGAACATGGTACTAACATGGAGAGGCAGAGGCTACTGGGCACAGGTTCTTTGTCTTCAGGGTCTACTAGGGAGGTGAAGATTAGGATTACAAAGAGGGAGCTAGAAGAGATAATGGCAAGGGTTAGTATTCAGGGATTGTCCATGGAACAAGTCCTGGGTATGCTGGTAAACTCTACTGATCTTAAATTTGAAATGGATCTTAATCATAAGCACTGGAAGCCTGCCTTGCAAAGCATTCCTGAGGTGAATTAA